The Streptomyces phaeolivaceus genome has a window encoding:
- a CDS encoding DUF317 domain-containing protein, which translates to MKKKQWQGWGPGEQAEQHYLVQPRTLAGGGDVRHVAAFLRASGWRDKSKTNGPLLMESPDRTVRVAYDPYVLPGGWTVHGRADGPNGEWTAHLGRQTPVEIVAGLTDALTRPRSAHAPNVWAPLQEQNWHTRFEGEHYTATSPDGTTWMQYHHSPDGMAMWWTGAKDKQGNGWTANFTPNTPMHLVQAFSTELASPDPVMRPRGRVPHSAQIRTWSVSVKPSQLSAWQQARITAARAATWARNSARSTRPRPTARPYTPAGGARTRR; encoded by the coding sequence GTGAAGAAGAAGCAATGGCAGGGCTGGGGGCCAGGCGAACAGGCCGAGCAGCACTACCTCGTCCAGCCCCGGACCCTCGCCGGCGGCGGCGACGTCCGCCACGTCGCGGCGTTCCTGCGTGCCTCGGGATGGCGGGACAAGTCCAAGACGAACGGCCCCCTGCTCATGGAGAGCCCCGACCGCACCGTCCGTGTCGCCTACGACCCCTACGTCCTTCCCGGCGGGTGGACCGTGCACGGCAGAGCGGACGGCCCCAACGGCGAGTGGACGGCGCACCTGGGCCGGCAGACCCCGGTGGAGATCGTCGCCGGTCTGACCGACGCCCTCACCCGCCCCCGCTCCGCCCACGCTCCCAACGTCTGGGCACCGTTGCAGGAGCAGAACTGGCACACGCGTTTCGAGGGCGAGCACTACACCGCGACCAGCCCCGACGGCACCACGTGGATGCAATACCACCACAGCCCCGACGGCATGGCGATGTGGTGGACCGGAGCGAAGGACAAGCAGGGCAACGGGTGGACGGCCAACTTCACGCCCAACACCCCGATGCACCTGGTGCAAGCCTTCTCGACCGAACTCGCCAGCCCCGATCCCGTGATGCGCCCGCGCGGACGCGTACCGCACAGCGCGCAGATCCGTACCTGGTCAGTCTCCGTCAAGCCCTCCCAGCTCAGTGCGTGGCAGCAGGCCCGGATCACGGCCGCCCGCGCCGCCACCTGGGCCCGCAACAGCGCCCGAAGCACCCGGCCACGCCCCACCGCCCGTCCCTACACCCCGGCCGGCGGCGCCCGGACCCGCCGCTGA
- a CDS encoding DUF317 domain-containing protein translates to MALSERQLAAYADKHAGRIPFDTSPRHLAGPGDARHVTHGLAAAGWSAVSDPLSAEIVLHSPDLRHRLQFDPQSTTSAWWRLRAEPTDTEPGWYAEFGELVPAEVLAGFTDALVVPPPQQPDPWHPVTAAGWHRDSDGTARSPDSMCHIELRPLSEFRDLPSWHVETREPGHGEFHGPRIWHAYFDEHTPAHLVESFLTALADRSPLQRGMYDRTGHYSAVQKPSALRPQQVVDAHTTRIDSLRARARSTRRQQTKPATAPAPANLGPAQPTARR, encoded by the coding sequence GTGGCGCTGAGCGAACGGCAGCTCGCCGCGTACGCAGACAAGCACGCCGGGCGCATCCCGTTCGACACCAGCCCCCGCCACCTCGCCGGCCCCGGAGACGCCCGCCACGTCACCCACGGTCTGGCTGCCGCCGGATGGAGCGCCGTCTCCGACCCCCTGAGTGCCGAGATCGTCCTGCACAGCCCCGACCTGCGCCACCGCCTCCAGTTCGACCCGCAGTCCACCACCTCCGCGTGGTGGCGGCTGCGGGCGGAGCCCACCGACACCGAGCCCGGCTGGTACGCGGAGTTCGGCGAACTCGTGCCCGCCGAGGTCCTCGCCGGCTTCACCGACGCCCTCGTCGTCCCGCCGCCACAGCAGCCGGACCCGTGGCACCCGGTGACTGCGGCAGGGTGGCACCGCGACTCAGACGGCACAGCGCGCTCGCCAGACTCCATGTGCCACATCGAACTGCGCCCGCTGAGCGAATTCCGCGACCTGCCGTCCTGGCACGTCGAGACCCGTGAGCCCGGCCACGGAGAGTTCCACGGCCCGCGCATCTGGCACGCCTACTTCGACGAGCACACCCCCGCCCACCTGGTCGAATCGTTCCTCACCGCACTGGCCGACCGTAGCCCGCTCCAGCGCGGCATGTATGACCGCACCGGCCACTACAGCGCCGTGCAGAAGCCCAGTGCGCTACGCCCGCAGCAGGTGGTCGACGCGCACACCACCCGTATCGACTCCCTCCGCGCACGGGCACGCTCCACCCGCCGTCAGCAGACGAAACCCGCGACGGCCCCGGCCCCAGCGAACCTCGGCCCAGCCCAGCCGACCGCTCGCCGCTGA
- a CDS encoding type IV secretory system conjugative DNA transfer family protein: MPPSSSSNGSTDGYDLVLRLLLGVLAIVVPLAHFAWLSGNITAYLTGAGWAPYQPTAALLHPEQVWPGAGETSLLIGARIVPVLLLLALGVVVGVVWARHRSRSGGRKKKIADMAKARDIEPLMARAIADKARSLRPSLKDAKNIDAKDTGILLGNLQGTKHEVRMGFEDVAVAIMAPRSGKTTSLAIPSILHAPGPVLLTSNKAAGDAFTTAYEARAKAGQVWTMDPQQIAHAAREMWWNPLAGATTLDGANRLAGHFLAASVDASQQGDFWSKAGSNILSQLLLAAALDERPITDIMQWLAFPADRTPLDILRDHGFAAVAAQLKGTVEGPPETRDGIYETARQYAAALLNSEIAAWVTPQEGVPEFQPAQFVGSTDTLFLLSKDGGGGASALIAACADSVMRAATAQAERAGGRLDPPMLAILDEAANVCKISDLPDLYSHLGSRGIIPITILQSYRQGQKVWGDAGMDAMWSASTVKVIGSGIDDPDFADKLSRLIGDHDVETTSTSHSESGKSTSVSMRQERILPPDAIRALPKGTALCFATGMRAAMLDLRPWYLEPGADELSAASARASKAITARAIAKHAPQQGDYDTAA; the protein is encoded by the coding sequence TTGCCCCCTTCCTCCTCCTCGAACGGTTCCACCGACGGATACGACCTCGTCCTGCGCCTCCTCCTCGGCGTACTCGCGATCGTCGTCCCCCTCGCCCACTTCGCCTGGCTGTCGGGCAACATCACCGCCTACCTCACCGGAGCCGGCTGGGCGCCGTACCAGCCGACCGCCGCCCTGCTCCACCCCGAGCAGGTCTGGCCCGGTGCGGGAGAAACGTCCCTGCTGATCGGCGCCCGCATCGTGCCCGTCCTTCTGCTCCTGGCCCTCGGGGTTGTGGTCGGCGTCGTATGGGCCCGGCACAGGAGCCGCAGCGGCGGTCGGAAAAAGAAGATCGCAGACATGGCCAAGGCCCGGGACATCGAGCCCCTGATGGCCAGGGCGATCGCCGACAAGGCCCGCTCCCTGCGGCCGAGTCTGAAGGACGCCAAGAACATCGACGCGAAGGACACCGGCATCCTCCTGGGCAACCTGCAGGGCACCAAGCACGAGGTGCGCATGGGGTTCGAGGACGTCGCCGTTGCGATTATGGCGCCCCGGTCCGGCAAGACGACCTCGCTCGCGATCCCCTCCATCCTGCACGCCCCGGGCCCGGTGCTGCTCACCAGCAACAAGGCCGCCGGCGATGCCTTCACCACGGCCTACGAAGCGCGGGCGAAAGCGGGACAGGTGTGGACCATGGACCCGCAGCAGATCGCCCATGCTGCCCGCGAGATGTGGTGGAACCCCCTGGCCGGCGCGACCACCCTGGACGGGGCGAACCGGCTGGCCGGCCACTTCCTCGCCGCGAGCGTGGATGCGTCCCAGCAGGGAGACTTCTGGTCCAAGGCCGGCAGCAACATCCTGTCCCAGCTGCTCCTGGCCGCGGCTCTCGACGAGCGGCCGATCACCGACATCATGCAGTGGCTCGCCTTCCCTGCCGACCGGACTCCGCTCGACATCCTCCGTGATCACGGTTTCGCCGCCGTCGCTGCGCAGTTGAAGGGCACCGTGGAGGGGCCGCCCGAGACCCGCGACGGCATCTACGAGACCGCCCGCCAGTACGCCGCCGCGCTGCTCAACTCCGAGATCGCGGCCTGGGTGACGCCGCAGGAGGGCGTCCCCGAATTCCAGCCGGCGCAGTTCGTCGGCTCGACCGACACGCTCTTCCTGCTCAGCAAAGACGGAGGCGGCGGCGCCTCCGCGCTGATCGCGGCGTGCGCGGACTCGGTGATGCGCGCCGCGACCGCCCAGGCCGAACGCGCCGGCGGACGGCTCGACCCGCCCATGCTGGCGATCCTCGACGAGGCCGCCAACGTGTGCAAGATCAGCGACTTGCCGGATCTGTATTCGCACCTCGGGTCGCGCGGGATCATTCCGATCACGATCCTGCAGTCCTACCGCCAGGGCCAGAAGGTCTGGGGTGACGCCGGCATGGACGCCATGTGGTCCGCCTCGACCGTGAAGGTCATCGGCTCCGGAATCGACGACCCCGACTTCGCCGACAAGCTCAGCCGCCTGATCGGCGACCACGATGTCGAGACCACCTCGACCTCCCACTCGGAGTCCGGCAAGTCGACCTCCGTGTCGATGCGGCAAGAGCGGATCCTGCCCCCCGACGCGATCCGGGCCCTGCCCAAGGGCACCGCGCTGTGCTTCGCCACCGGCATGCGCGCCGCGATGCTCGACCTGCGTCCCTGGTACCTGGAGCCCGGCGCTGACGAGCTGTCCGCCGCCTCCGCCCGCGCGTCGAAGGCCATCACCGCCCGCGCCATAGCCAAGCACGCACCCCAGCAGGGCGACTACGACACGGCCGCCTAA